One Caloramator mitchellensis DNA window includes the following coding sequences:
- the cytX gene encoding putative hydroxymethylpyrimidine transporter CytX produces MKNKNYFYFFFLWFGAAVSVAEIMAGAYLGPLGMKKGILAVLIGHLIGCSILGITGIIGQEKDMTAMETIGISFGQYGRYIFSFLNLIQLVGWTAIMLITASNGLNQISRSIFGFENFNLWVVLVGILVYIWAEYGVGKYEYINNISVISLIILSVLMIFALIRKDGVLSVNSDGMSFGAAIELSAVMPISWLPLISDYTKFAKDKKSSFLGSFAGYFIGSSFMYIVGLICAIKFNEIDIISVLIKGNFGVVALLIVVLSTVTTTFLDVYSATISVLNIKLFNRRKTTILVVIVSILFAMFFKMEQYESFLYLIGAIFSPLFAVLISDYFILKIQNKNKDYIISFISFILGFVFYMMIKDKGTALGVTVPVMILTSFVSIILKKIGGVVYGNVKESM; encoded by the coding sequence ATGAAAAATAAGAATTATTTCTATTTTTTCTTTCTGTGGTTTGGTGCTGCAGTATCCGTCGCAGAAATAATGGCCGGGGCTTATTTAGGACCATTAGGAATGAAAAAGGGAATTCTTGCAGTTCTCATCGGACATTTGATTGGATGCTCGATTTTAGGCATTACAGGGATAATTGGACAAGAAAAGGACATGACTGCTATGGAGACAATAGGAATATCGTTTGGACAATATGGTAGATATATATTTTCATTTTTAAACCTTATTCAGCTTGTCGGATGGACAGCAATTATGCTTATTACTGCATCAAATGGATTAAACCAGATAAGTAGGAGTATCTTTGGATTTGAAAACTTTAATTTGTGGGTAGTGCTTGTAGGCATCCTAGTTTACATATGGGCAGAGTATGGTGTTGGAAAGTATGAATATATAAACAATATATCAGTTATTTCGCTTATAATTCTTTCTGTTTTAATGATATTCGCTTTAATAAGAAAGGATGGTGTTTTAAGTGTAAACAGCGATGGAATGAGTTTTGGTGCAGCAATTGAATTAAGTGCAGTAATGCCAATCTCATGGCTTCCTCTTATTTCTGATTATACTAAATTTGCAAAGGATAAGAAGTCATCCTTCTTAGGAAGTTTTGCAGGATATTTTATTGGAAGCAGCTTTATGTATATAGTTGGGCTTATTTGTGCAATAAAATTTAATGAAATAGACATTATAAGTGTCCTTATAAAAGGAAACTTTGGTGTTGTAGCACTTTTGATAGTTGTATTATCAACTGTAACAACAACCTTCCTTGATGTTTATTCAGCGACTATATCTGTTTTAAATATTAAATTATTTAATAGGAGAAAAACTACGATACTTGTGGTAATAGTAAGTATATTATTTGCAATGTTTTTCAAAATGGAGCAATATGAAAGCTTCTTATATTTAATTGGGGCAATTTTCTCACCACTTTTTGCAGTTTTAATAAGCGATTATTTTATACTTAAGATACAAAATAAAAATAAAGATTATATAATCTCATTTATAAGCTTTATTTTAGGCTTTGTATTTTACATGATGATAAAGGATAAAGGGACTGCTTTGGGAGTTACAGTCCCAGTTATGATACTAACTTCATTTGTTTCGATAATACTTAAGAAAATAGGAGGGGTAGTCTATGGAAATGTTAAAGAAAGCATGTGA
- the thiD gene encoding bifunctional hydroxymethylpyrimidine kinase/phosphomethylpyrimidine kinase → MKKVLTIAGSDSCGGAGIQADLKTFSAHLVYGMSVVTSVTAQNTQGVFGALDMPRDFIELQIKVVFEDIKVDAVKIGMLSSSEIIKTVSQSLKKYGAINVVLDPVMISKSGFKLLKYEAIETLIQDLIPVCTIITPNIHEASLLADMEIKNINEMKEACQRIHKLGAKNVLVKGGHLDDDAIDVLFDGKEFYYFKGQRINTINTHGTGCTLSSAIASNLALGYPVPDAIKNSKEYIQRAIENSFSIGHGVGPVDHLYAFRGGKQNEK, encoded by the coding sequence ATGAAAAAGGTATTGACAATTGCTGGTTCAGACAGCTGTGGCGGTGCAGGGATTCAGGCTGATTTAAAAACTTTTTCAGCTCATCTTGTTTATGGGATGAGCGTTGTAACTTCTGTTACTGCCCAAAACACTCAGGGCGTATTTGGAGCATTAGACATGCCAAGGGACTTTATAGAGCTACAAATCAAAGTTGTTTTTGAAGATATTAAAGTTGACGCTGTAAAGATTGGAATGCTATCGAGCAGTGAAATTATTAAGACAGTATCACAAAGTTTAAAAAAATATGGAGCCATAAATGTAGTTCTTGACCCTGTTATGATTTCAAAAAGTGGTTTTAAGCTTTTAAAGTATGAAGCAATAGAGACATTAATTCAAGATTTAATCCCTGTTTGCACAATAATAACCCCTAATATTCATGAAGCAAGTTTACTTGCTGATATGGAAATAAAAAATATAAATGAAATGAAGGAAGCTTGTCAAAGGATACATAAATTAGGTGCAAAAAACGTTCTTGTAAAGGGAGGTCATCTTGATGATGACGCAATAGATGTTCTTTTTGATGGGAAAGAGTTTTACTACTTTAAAGGACAAAGGATAAACACTATAAATACCCATGGAACAGGCTGCACTTTATCTTCTGCAATTGCATCAAATTTAGCCTTAGGATATCCAGTCCCTGATGCAATAAAAAACAGCAAAGAGTATATTCAAAGGGCAATTGAAAATTCGTTTAGCATTGGGCATGGAGTAGGGCCTGTTGACCATTTATATGCTTTTAGAGGAGGAAAACAAAATGAAAAATAA
- a CDS encoding S41 family peptidase, translating to MRRKKVRIVYLIAVAVTLFVFFQLLLYKNITTVKLKVSSSDLKELSSKEKLEDLDYLYNAIKNNYPYLEVSKRKTGYDWLKHKEDFDKMVLKSKNNIEFYNAVEEILCLLQNAHTNILEPSAYNYYKDAYKGLYNTAWRQILTNKNVEGKYSEWNKIIKNSKKVIPISFKYVEGKYIAYRNLGDEDSFKKHDIPKYSILNRVNDISVDDYILSNMNRLYLTYDFKRKKLMVKDLVLYSKEDKPLKLELKTMDGKILTKELYALDFNWDTRYSANLEKVYETKIIEKDKLAYLKIWSFSYDYVDKDREGIYSFLKSIKDYPYLIIDIRGNGGGSEDYYRKNIVPPLIEKKISAQFYALFRNGDEMKPFLKTRGIFTKPIEKLPKGLNYPEETMRLFSGFIDSTTEIRPGKSVGFNGKIYLLVDDYVYSSAEAFAAFCKATGFATLVGTTTGGDGIGMDPGLLALPNSGLIIRFPIEMGLNPDGTSNEEYHTQPDIYVEKTIEYFIKYDEYRQNNNEIINPYDELLNNVINMIS from the coding sequence TTGAGAAGGAAGAAAGTGAGGATTGTCTATTTAATTGCAGTGGCTGTTACACTGTTCGTGTTTTTTCAATTGTTATTATATAAGAACATAACTACTGTTAAATTAAAAGTATCAAGTTCTGATTTAAAAGAATTATCTTCTAAAGAAAAATTAGAAGATCTTGATTATTTGTATAATGCAATAAAAAATAATTATCCTTATTTAGAAGTTTCAAAAAGAAAGACAGGATATGACTGGCTTAAACATAAAGAGGATTTTGATAAGATGGTTTTAAAGTCCAAGAACAATATTGAATTTTATAATGCTGTTGAGGAAATATTATGCCTTTTGCAAAATGCTCATACTAATATATTGGAGCCCTCTGCCTATAATTACTATAAAGATGCTTATAAGGGATTGTATAATACTGCATGGAGACAAATTTTGACTAATAAAAACGTGGAGGGAAAATATTCCGAGTGGAATAAGATAATTAAAAATTCGAAAAAAGTAATTCCAATTTCGTTTAAATATGTAGAAGGAAAGTATATAGCTTATAGAAATTTGGGAGATGAAGACAGCTTTAAAAAACATGATATTCCCAAGTATTCAATCCTTAATAGAGTTAATGATATTTCAGTTGATGATTATATTCTTTCTAATATGAATAGGCTTTATTTAACTTATGATTTTAAAAGAAAAAAATTGATGGTTAAAGATTTAGTTCTTTATAGTAAAGAAGATAAACCTCTTAAACTTGAGCTTAAGACAATGGATGGAAAGATATTAACAAAGGAATTATATGCTCTTGATTTTAATTGGGATACAAGATATAGTGCAAATTTAGAGAAAGTATACGAAACTAAAATAATAGAAAAGGATAAATTAGCCTATTTAAAAATTTGGTCGTTCTCATATGATTATGTTGATAAGGATAGAGAAGGGATATATTCATTTTTAAAAAGCATAAAGGATTATCCATACCTTATTATTGATATTCGTGGCAATGGAGGAGGCAGTGAAGATTATTATAGAAAAAATATTGTTCCTCCACTAATTGAGAAAAAAATATCAGCACAATTTTATGCTTTATTTAGAAATGGAGATGAGATGAAACCATTTTTGAAGACAAGGGGTATTTTTACAAAGCCTATTGAAAAACTACCAAAAGGTTTAAATTATCCAGAAGAAACAATGAGACTTTTTTCGGGTTTTATTGATTCGACAACAGAAATTAGGCCTGGAAAATCTGTAGGATTCAATGGGAAAATATATTTACTTGTTGATGATTATGTATATTCATCAGCTGAAGCTTTTGCTGCATTTTGTAAGGCAACGGGATTTGCAACCCTTGTTGGAACTACAACTGGAGGCGATGGCATAGGGATGGATCCTGGACTTTTAGCTTTACCTAATAGCGGTCTTATAATTAGATTCCCTATAGAGATGGGATTAAATCCAGATGGAACTTCAAATGAGGAATATCACACTCAGCCGGACATATACGTTGAGAAGACAATAGAGTATTTTATTAAATATGATGAGTATAGGCAAAATAATAATGAAATAATTAACCCATATGATGAGCTTCTGAACAATGTTATAAATATGATAAGTTAA
- a CDS encoding DUF2325 domain-containing protein, translating into MSALIIGGDKVQTIIKGLRNKGFNEIKHISGRKPCEKVITSLLKLDKYDIILVLTDYVNHCLCTNLKNKTCKCKNCNVIYCKRSWPLIEEKLTSFSLEV; encoded by the coding sequence ATGTCTGCATTAATAATAGGTGGAGATAAAGTGCAAACTATTATAAAAGGACTAAGAAATAAAGGTTTTAATGAAATAAAGCATATAAGCGGAAGAAAACCATGTGAAAAAGTAATTACTTCTCTTTTAAAGCTTGATAAATATGATATTATTTTGGTCTTAACAGATTATGTAAATCATTGCTTATGCACAAACTTAAAAAACAAAACTTGTAAATGTAAAAATTGCAATGTAATTTATTGCAAACGTTCATGGCCTTTAATAGAAGAAAAACTAACATCATTTTCTTTGGAGGTATGA
- a CDS encoding DUF3793 family protein: MFITHVFESIKITNDYKLYTLSQILYHAAPTIFSDKPSTIINFNNIENSFYAILPSVKLELFKKYHLLSFELLRKDNRCVILFYKKDLLLNAFNNNINFLTAFGFDRNMKLSDVFSLLKQKFSYRCPHEIGIFLGIPKEDVMAFISNNIPCKFCGYWKVYYDVEQAKEIFLKYDEAKLIAINYIENSLIYSS; encoded by the coding sequence ATGTTTATTACTCATGTATTTGAATCTATTAAAATTACAAATGACTATAAATTGTATACCCTAAGCCAAATACTATATCATGCTGCACCTACTATTTTTTCAGATAAGCCGTCAACAATCATTAATTTCAACAATATAGAAAATTCCTTTTATGCCATTTTGCCTTCTGTTAAACTTGAACTATTCAAAAAATACCATCTGCTTTCGTTTGAACTTCTTAGAAAGGATAATAGATGCGTTATTTTATTTTATAAAAAAGATTTATTACTTAATGCCTTCAATAATAATATAAACTTCTTAACTGCATTTGGGTTTGACCGAAATATGAAATTAAGTGATGTTTTTTCTCTGCTTAAACAAAAATTTTCATACCGTTGTCCCCATGAAATCGGTATTTTCTTAGGTATTCCTAAAGAAGATGTAATGGCTTTTATTTCAAACAACATTCCTTGCAAATTTTGTGGTTATTGGAAAGTATATTATGATGTTGAGCAGGCAAAAGAAATATTCCTGAAATATGATGAAGCTAAACTAATAGCAATTAATTATATTGAAAATAGTTTGATTTATAGCTCGTAA
- the guaA gene encoding glutamine-hydrolyzing GMP synthase translates to MEKELIYIVDFGGQYAQLIARRVRENNVYCEIIPYDEAVDRIKKNNPMGIIFSGGPNSVYEEGAPRVDEEIFKLNIPILGICYGDQLIAQSLGGRVDRAEVREYGNTLINFDTASLIFKGTKKESICWMSHTDQIVKLPEGFKIIASSESCQIAGMADEERKIYGLQFHPEVHHSQYGKEIIRNFLFEVCKVSGNWNMSSFADDKINEIREFVGDKKAICALSGGVDSSVAAVLVHKAIKDNLTCIFVDHGLLRLNEAEEVYNTFREKFNMNLIMVNARERFLGKLKGISDPEKKRKIIGEEFIRVFEEEAKKIKDAEFLVQGTIYPDVVESGTKTSATIKSHHNVGGLPEDLKFKLIEPLRELFKDEVREVGRKLGIPEELVSRQPFPGPGLAIRVLGEITEDKLNILRQADFIFREEIKRADLDKEIWQYFAVLPDIKSVGVMGDERTYAYTIALRAVESVDGMTSDWFRIPYDVLAKASSRIVNEVKGVNRVVYDITSKPPATIEWE, encoded by the coding sequence ATGGAAAAAGAATTGATTTATATAGTCGATTTCGGAGGACAGTATGCCCAGCTTATAGCAAGGAGAGTAAGGGAAAACAACGTCTATTGCGAAATAATTCCATACGACGAAGCAGTTGATAGAATAAAGAAAAATAATCCTATGGGTATAATATTTTCAGGTGGACCTAACAGCGTATATGAAGAGGGAGCACCAAGGGTTGATGAAGAAATATTCAAATTGAATATTCCAATATTAGGCATATGCTATGGCGACCAGCTAATTGCCCAGAGTCTTGGCGGAAGAGTAGATAGGGCTGAAGTCAGGGAATATGGCAACACCCTTATAAATTTTGATACGGCATCTTTAATATTTAAGGGAACTAAAAAGGAAAGTATATGCTGGATGAGCCATACAGACCAGATTGTAAAGCTTCCTGAAGGGTTTAAAATAATAGCATCAAGCGAAAGCTGCCAAATAGCTGGTATGGCTGACGAGGAAAGAAAAATATATGGGCTTCAGTTCCACCCAGAGGTTCATCATTCCCAGTATGGCAAGGAGATTATAAGAAATTTCCTGTTTGAAGTTTGTAAAGTAAGCGGCAATTGGAATATGTCTTCCTTTGCAGATGATAAGATAAATGAAATAAGAGAATTTGTAGGAGACAAGAAGGCCATTTGTGCTCTTTCAGGCGGAGTAGATTCTTCTGTTGCAGCAGTTTTGGTGCATAAAGCAATAAAAGATAACTTGACTTGCATATTTGTAGACCATGGACTTTTAAGATTAAACGAAGCAGAAGAAGTTTACAATACATTTAGAGAAAAGTTTAATATGAATCTTATTATGGTCAATGCAAGGGAAAGATTTTTAGGAAAGTTAAAGGGGATTTCTGACCCTGAAAAAAAGAGAAAGATAATAGGAGAAGAATTCATAAGGGTTTTTGAAGAAGAAGCAAAAAAGATAAAGGATGCTGAATTTTTAGTACAAGGAACCATTTATCCTGATGTAGTCGAAAGTGGAACAAAAACTTCAGCAACTATAAAGAGCCATCATAATGTTGGAGGGCTCCCAGAAGATTTAAAATTTAAACTAATAGAGCCTCTAAGGGAGCTTTTTAAAGATGAAGTAAGAGAAGTTGGAAGAAAACTTGGAATACCAGAAGAATTGGTTTCAAGGCAGCCATTCCCAGGACCAGGGCTTGCTATCAGGGTTTTAGGTGAGATTACAGAGGATAAGCTGAATATACTAAGACAAGCAGATTTTATTTTCAGAGAAGAGATAAAGAGGGCAGACCTTGACAAGGAAATCTGGCAGTATTTTGCTGTGCTGCCTGACATAAAGAGCGTTGGTGTAATGGGTGATGAAAGAACCTATGCCTATACAATTGCATTAAGAGCAGTGGAGAGCGTTGATGGAATGACCTCCGACTGGTTTAGAATACCATATGATGTTCTTGCAAAGGCATCATCAAGGATTGTTAATGAAGTAAAAGGAGTTAACAGGGTTGTATATGATATAACAAGTAAACCACCTGCAACGATTGAGTGGGAATAA
- the guaB gene encoding IMP dehydrogenase, translating to MAIVLKQAYTFDDCLLVPQKSEVLPKDVETSTYLTKKIKLNIPIMSAGMDTVTEAKMAVAMAREGGIGIIHKNMSIEEQALEVDKVKRSEHGVITDPFYLSPDDTIQDADNLMARYRISGVPIVVDKKLVGIITNRDIRFEKDFSRKIKDVMTKENLITAPVGTSMKEAEEILRRHKIEKLPLVDEEFNLKGLITIKDIEKTEKFPNAAKDEKGRLLVGAAVGVSKDMLDRAKALYEAGVDVLVIDTAHGHSMGVLEAVKTIKNKFPEMQIIAGNVATADATRDLIHAGADCVKVGIGPGSICTTRVVAGVGVPQLSAVMDCVEEARKFGVPIIADGGIKYSGDIVKALAAGASVVMLGSLLAGCAESPGDEEIYQGRRYKVYRGMGSLGAMQKGSKDRYFQEDSKKLVPEGVEGRVAYKGPVSDTIYQLIGGLKAGMGYCGAKNLKELYEKAVFVVQTSAGLKESHPHDIQITKESPNYTSL from the coding sequence ATGGCAATAGTTTTAAAACAGGCATATACATTTGATGATTGTTTATTAGTTCCACAGAAATCAGAGGTTTTACCAAAGGATGTTGAAACATCGACATATCTGACGAAAAAGATTAAACTAAACATACCAATAATGAGTGCAGGAATGGACACTGTTACTGAGGCAAAAATGGCGGTTGCAATGGCAAGGGAAGGCGGCATTGGAATAATTCATAAAAACATGTCTATAGAAGAACAAGCCCTTGAGGTTGATAAGGTTAAGCGTTCAGAGCATGGGGTTATTACAGATCCATTTTACTTATCACCAGACGATACAATTCAAGATGCAGACAACCTTATGGCAAGATATAGAATATCGGGTGTCCCAATTGTTGTGGATAAAAAGCTTGTTGGAATAATCACAAACCGAGATATAAGATTTGAAAAGGATTTTTCAAGAAAAATAAAGGATGTAATGACAAAGGAAAATTTAATTACAGCTCCTGTTGGAACAAGCATGAAGGAGGCAGAAGAAATACTTAGAAGACATAAAATTGAAAAGCTTCCGCTTGTAGATGAAGAATTTAATCTAAAGGGACTTATAACTATTAAGGATATAGAAAAGACGGAAAAATTCCCAAATGCTGCAAAGGATGAAAAGGGAAGATTATTAGTTGGTGCAGCAGTTGGAGTATCAAAGGATATGCTTGATAGAGCAAAGGCACTTTATGAAGCAGGCGTAGATGTTTTAGTAATAGATACTGCTCACGGACATTCAATGGGAGTTTTAGAGGCGGTTAAGACGATTAAGAATAAATTCCCTGAGATGCAAATTATAGCAGGAAATGTTGCAACGGCGGACGCTACGAGGGACTTAATCCATGCAGGTGCTGACTGCGTTAAGGTAGGGATAGGGCCTGGGTCAATCTGCACTACAAGAGTTGTAGCAGGCGTTGGAGTTCCACAACTATCTGCTGTTATGGACTGCGTTGAGGAAGCGAGAAAGTTTGGTGTTCCTATAATTGCGGATGGAGGAATTAAATACTCAGGGGATATAGTCAAAGCACTTGCTGCAGGTGCAAGTGTTGTTATGCTTGGCTCCCTTCTTGCAGGCTGTGCCGAAAGCCCAGGAGATGAAGAAATATATCAGGGAAGAAGATACAAGGTTTATAGGGGTATGGGCTCATTAGGAGCTATGCAAAAAGGAAGCAAGGACAGATACTTCCAGGAGGATAGCAAAAAACTTGTGCCAGAGGGAGTAGAAGGAAGAGTAGCCTATAAAGGACCAGTAAGTGACACAATTTATCAGCTAATAGGCGGCCTTAAGGCTGGTATGGGCTACTGCGGTGCTAAGAATTTAAAAGAGCTATACGAAAAAGCAGTTTTTGTTGTCCAAACCTCAGCAGGACTAAAAGAGAGCCACCCACACGACATACAAATTACTAAAGAATCACCTAACTATACATCCCTATGA
- the hepT gene encoding type VII toxin-antitoxin system HepT family RNase toxin: MILNIDFEKIKQKIIFVEDNLRKINELKRLSKDEFLKDFRNIDSAKYLLQTSIEAMLDIANHIIARNRWGKVETNRDSFEILSNKGIIDKKDIEKYFLMAKFRNRIVHMYIDIDDETIYGILINNTDDIKRFIENIAINI, from the coding sequence ATGATTTTAAATATTGATTTCGAAAAAATAAAGCAAAAGATTATTTTTGTTGAAGATAATTTAAGGAAAATTAATGAACTTAAGAGATTATCAAAAGATGAATTTCTAAAAGATTTCAGAAATATTGATAGTGCAAAATATCTGCTGCAGACATCAATAGAAGCAATGCTTGATATAGCAAATCATATTATAGCAAGAAATAGATGGGGAAAAGTTGAAACTAACAGGGATTCATTTGAGATATTAAGCAATAAAGGGATAATAGATAAAAAAGACATAGAAAAATACTTTTTGATGGCAAAATTCAGGAATAGAATTGTTCATATGTATATAGATATCGACGATGAAACAATTTATGGTATTTTAATTAATAATACCGATGATATAAAAAGATTTATTGAGAATATAGCAATAAATATATAA
- the mntA gene encoding type VII toxin-antitoxin system MntA family adenylyltransferase antitoxin, with the protein MFSIEEKIPNLIEYFERDKNILAVYLIGSYGTEYQREESDIDFAVLFEKDIDFFEETKIVAKISEILSFDEVDLVNLIKAPTALQIIAVNEGRELFVRDYNKLSDFVEYVYRKYRDEKYFIDSFNKDYFYSFKNRGVSS; encoded by the coding sequence ATGTTTAGCATAGAGGAAAAAATTCCAAATTTAATTGAGTATTTTGAAAGAGATAAAAATATATTGGCAGTATACCTAATAGGTTCTTATGGAACTGAATATCAGCGAGAGGAAAGCGACATCGATTTTGCTGTCCTTTTCGAAAAAGATATAGACTTTTTTGAAGAAACGAAAATAGTTGCTAAAATTTCAGAAATACTTAGTTTTGACGAAGTCGATCTGGTGAATTTGATAAAGGCACCTACAGCTCTTCAAATTATAGCGGTAAATGAAGGAAGAGAGCTTTTTGTAAGGGATTATAATAAATTAAGCGATTTTGTTGAATATGTTTATAGAAAATACAGAGATGAAAAGTATTTTATTGATTCATTTAATAAAGATTATTTTTATAGTTTTAAAAATCGAGGTGTAAGTTCATGA
- the larC gene encoding nickel pincer cofactor biosynthesis protein LarC: MILYFDCFSGISGDMAVGALLDVGVPKEYLIENLKKLDLDDEYDIEIKKSIKNGIEGTDFYVHIKEEHIHHHGRNYFDIKKLIDNSSLNENTKNIANKIFRIVAEAEAKVHGKTIEEVHFHEVGAVDSIVDIVGVAICIDYLKPARIVSSYVNTGSGFVKCQHGILPVPAPATINILRDVPIYCDDRKFELTTPTGAAILKGLCDEFVESFNMKVKVVGYGCGKKNSDKPNVLRVMLGEEDREEVVLLETTIDDMNPQFYGYVMDKLFEKGALDVYLTPVYMKKNRPGIVISVLTKSNNEKSIIETLFKETTTIGIRKFNIKRYELEREFKNVRTDLGDIKIKISKLNDEVVNESFEFEDLKRIAIEKNIPLKEVYFHLKNVKS, translated from the coding sequence ATGATACTTTACTTTGATTGCTTTTCAGGAATAAGCGGTGACATGGCTGTTGGGGCACTTTTAGATGTTGGAGTTCCTAAGGAATACTTGATTGAAAACCTTAAAAAGTTAGACTTAGATGATGAGTATGATATTGAAATTAAAAAGAGCATAAAAAATGGAATAGAAGGAACAGACTTTTACGTTCATATAAAGGAAGAGCATATACATCACCACGGAAGAAATTATTTTGATATAAAGAAGCTGATAGATAATAGCAGCTTAAACGAAAATACAAAGAATATTGCAAATAAAATATTCAGGATTGTTGCAGAGGCAGAGGCAAAGGTTCATGGCAAGACAATCGAAGAGGTTCATTTCCATGAGGTGGGAGCAGTTGATTCGATAGTCGATATTGTTGGGGTGGCAATTTGTATAGACTACCTAAAGCCTGCGAGGATAGTTTCTTCATATGTTAATACAGGGAGCGGATTTGTTAAATGCCAGCATGGAATCCTGCCAGTTCCCGCACCTGCTACAATAAATATACTTAGGGATGTTCCTATATATTGCGATGATAGAAAATTTGAACTTACAACTCCAACAGGTGCAGCAATATTAAAGGGGCTCTGTGATGAGTTTGTTGAAAGTTTTAATATGAAGGTAAAGGTTGTAGGATACGGTTGCGGGAAGAAAAACAGCGATAAGCCTAACGTTTTGAGGGTTATGCTTGGCGAAGAGGATAGAGAAGAGGTTGTTTTGCTTGAAACAACAATAGATGATATGAATCCACAATTTTATGGATATGTTATGGATAAATTATTTGAAAAAGGTGCACTTGATGTATATTTAACACCTGTTTATATGAAAAAAAACAGACCAGGAATTGTGATTTCTGTTTTGACAAAGTCTAACAATGAAAAGTCAATTATTGAAACTTTATTCAAAGAAACAACGACCATTGGAATTAGAAAATTTAACATAAAAAGATATGAGCTTGAAAGAGAATTTAAAAATGTAAGGACTGATTTGGGCGACATTAAAATTAAAATTTCAAAGCTAAACGATGAAGTTGTAAACGAGTCCTTTGAATTTGAAGACCTGAAAAGAATCGCTATTGAAAAAAATATCCCATTGAAGGAAGTATATTTTCATTTAAAAAATGTTAAATCTTAA
- the larB gene encoding nickel pincer cofactor biosynthesis protein LarB, which translates to MNRDDLKKILSDVKDGIIEIDDAVNSLKDIPYKDLHFAKLDYHRALRVGYPEVVFTEGKDIEHLRRILIDMLNRDANILATRMSEEVFENIKDISENMIYNKIARICIINPKDVEKVGKVAVVTGGTADIKVAEEAAITLEAFGNNVERVYDVGVAGIHRLFLNLDKIRDANCIVAVAGMEGALPSVVAGLVDVPVIAVPTSVGYGANFNGLSALLTMLNSCAAGISVVNIDNGFGAGYLASMINKGFTKNGGER; encoded by the coding sequence ATGAACAGGGACGATTTAAAGAAAATTTTAAGTGATGTAAAGGATGGAATAATAGAAATTGATGACGCTGTAAATTCATTAAAGGATATACCTTACAAGGACTTGCATTTTGCAAAACTTGATTACCATAGAGCCTTAAGGGTTGGCTACCCCGAAGTTGTGTTTACTGAAGGTAAGGATATAGAGCATTTAAGAAGAATTTTGATAGATATGTTAAATAGGGATGCGAATATTCTTGCGACAAGGATGAGTGAGGAAGTATTTGAAAATATTAAAGATATTTCGGAAAATATGATATACAATAAAATTGCAAGAATTTGCATAATAAATCCAAAGGATGTTGAAAAGGTTGGAAAGGTTGCTGTAGTAACTGGAGGAACAGCTGATATAAAAGTTGCTGAGGAAGCTGCAATTACTTTGGAGGCTTTCGGCAATAATGTAGAAAGAGTATATGATGTTGGTGTTGCAGGAATACATAGGTTGTTTTTAAATTTAGATAAAATCAGGGATGCTAACTGCATTGTAGCTGTTGCAGGAATGGAGGGGGCTCTTCCATCAGTTGTTGCAGGGCTGGTGGATGTTCCTGTTATTGCAGTTCCAACAAGCGTAGGTTATGGTGCAAATTTCAATGGATTGTCGGCATTATTAACAATGCTAAACTCCTGTGCAGCGGGAATTTCTGTAGTTAACATAGACAATGGTTTTGGGGCAGGTTATTTGGCATCAATGATAAACAAAGGTTTTACAAAGAACGGAGGAGAAAGATGA